In Taeniopygia guttata chromosome Z, bTaeGut7.mat, whole genome shotgun sequence, one genomic interval encodes:
- the TAL2 gene encoding T-cell acute lymphocytic leukemia protein 2 has protein sequence MTRKIFTNTRERWRQQNVNSAFAKLRKLIPTHPPDKKLSKNETLRLAMRYINFLVKVLGEPGLQQTAVAARGSILGFFQQAPHLQSMEELTLIENCGVSCPGMSSNIVECWSEASSP, from the coding sequence ATGACAAGGAAGATCTTCACCAATACCAGggagaggtggaggcagcaaaATGTCAACAGTGCCTTTGCCAAGCTGAGGAAGCTCATTCCCACCCACCCACCAGACAAAAAACTGAGCAAGAACGAGACGCTACGCTTGGCCATGAGATACATCAACTTCCTCGTCAAGGTCCTGGGAGAGCCAGGCCTGCAGCAGACAGCAGTGGCAGCTCGGGGCAGCATCCTGGGATTCTTCCAGCAAGCCCCACACTTGCAGAGCATGGAAGAGCTGACACTGATCGAAAACTGTGGTGTCTCCTGTCCCGGCATGAGCAGCAATATAGTGGAGTGTTGGTCAGAGGCATCGTCCCCCTAG